Sequence from the Nocardiopsis sp. YSL2 genome:
CAAAGCAACCGCACTCATAAACCCTGGATTGTGAGCCCGGTCACTCAACTGTGAGTAACCGGACGCACACGCGCGATACCTCGCGCGCTTCCAGCAAATCCTGTCTACCCGAGGCAAACCCGGCACACAAGAATGCCCGGGGCATCTCGTAAGGTTGGCAGCATTAGGCCATGATTCAACCGGCTCCTTGACATTGCGACTTCACGCGTGCTCGACTGTGACCAGGCCGGCAGAAAAGGAAGAATAATTTCCGCACGCCGCCGGCCATCAATTACACCCCACGAGCAATCAGCAGACATCGAGCCTTTCTTCGCGATGCCCCCCCTTTCGTCGCAAACGAAATGAGGAAATCCGTGACCAGTGCAACCTTGGAAGACTTTCTTCCCTCGGATCGAGCACGCGACCACCTCGTGCAGCGCATGGGCATCGAAATCCACGACCACCGCCCCGGATACGTGTCCGGGTCGATGCCGGTCGCGGGGAACCACCAGCCCCTCGGGATCCTCCACGGCGGCGCGAATGCCGTCCTGGCCGAGACTCTCGGCTCCCTGGCGGCTTTTCTCCACGCGGGCGAGGGAGGCAACGCCGTAGGACTCGACCTGTCCTGCACCCACCACCGGTGGGTCTCCTCAGGGCGGGTGACCGGGGTCTGCACCCCACTCCACGAAAGCAGGTCGACGGCGACCTACGAGATCGCCATCGCCGACGAAGCCGGGAAACGCACGTGCACCGCCCGCCTCACCTGCGCGATCAGGCGACGAGCATAGCCAGGAGAAAACGAACCCGCGTCGCCCCACACTGCGATCAGATCGGACTCATCATTGCTTTCGATCCCCACAAACCAAGAAGCCCGTCCTTCCGTGGATGATTTTCTCGGCCCTGGCGAGAACCGGTTCTTCGGACTCGGATTCCGCCGCGTCTCCTACACGCACTCCGACATTCTCGTCTCCAGCAGCCCGGAAAACCACAAGAGCGTGCAGGTCAGCGCCAACCTGAAAGTCCAATATCCGGAAGACTGGTCCAAGAAGGGCTCCGGGCGGAAGTTACGGCCGCACTTCAGCACGATTGACGGACTGGTCACCGCAGCCGAACTGACCGAGCTCTGCATCATCGACCACCAAGGGGACGGTACCGACAAGACGTCCTCCGCGTGGCTGCGAAGTGTGCGGATATCGGCGGGCAGCGAACCCATGGAGGACTTGGGACGCATCCCGCTGCACGCGGTGCGACGCTCCTGCGCGCCATGGGCCGACGATCCCACGTGGTCCGTGTCGATCGTCGACAACGCGATCGGCAACATGCGGGTCCGCTGTGAGGTGGTCCACCCCGCGACGCGCACCACGCCCGGTGAGTACGCGTACCGGACACCGGACGACGTCCTGGGCGACGCGGCGGACCGCTACTTCGCCAGAGGTTTCACCTCCAGGCGCCAGGAGGTCCGGAACGTCGTCGTCGACCCGGGGACCCTGCGGGCCGAAGCCGATCTCTCCGTCGTCCCCGACGGCCGGTACGCCCGTTCCAGCCGCGGGCTGGAAGGCGGCTACCAACCCTCGGTCAGCATGGTCGACGGCTTCGTCACCGCTCTGCAGTTGGCCCAGGTCATGCTCTACGACCTCGACGACATGCGTCGACAGGACAGCGACACCCTCTGGATGCGACAGACCACGCTCAGCGCGGCGCGGCCCGACCGTCCTTCGGTGGAGGGGGTCCGCGTCTCCACCGGCATCGCCGAACCCAACCGGGTCCGCATGGGCGGCTTCCACTGGCGAACCGGGGACATCGTCGGCGACCTGGGCGGGGTCCGCGTGAAATGCGCGGTCGCGCACCGCCTGCGTGAAGGGGAGGACCGATGAACCGTACGGCCGTCATCTGCGGCGTGGGCGGAGCCGTTCCGCCCAGGATCGTCACCAACCACGAGCTCAGCACCCGGCTCGACACCTCCGACGAGTGGATCCGCACCCGAACCGGCATCCGCCAGCGCCGTGTGGTGGAGCCCGGTACGTCCACGGGCGATCTCGCGGCCGAGGCGGGTTCCCGCGCGATGAAGCAGGCCGGCATGGCATCGGCCGACATGGTCGTGGTGGCGACCACGACGCCCGACCGCCCCTGTCCGGCCACGGCTCCGACGGTCGCCACACGCATGGGACTGGTGGACACACCCGCCTTCGACGTCGCGGCCGTGTGCTCCGGATTCATCTACGCGCTGCAGGTCGCGACCGGGACCATCGCCGCTGGGATGGCCGAGTCCGCGGTCGTGATCGGCGCCGAGTCCTTCACCACGATCCTCGACCCGGAGGACCGCACCACCGTGGCGGTCTTCGGAGACGGCGCGGGCGCGCTCGCGCTTCGGGCGGGCGACCGGAGCGAGGACGGTGCCGTGCTGGCCTTCGACACCGGCAGCGACGGCAGCCTCAGGGACCTGATCACCGTGCCGGCCGGAGGCGCCGAGCAACGGGCGACCGGGAAGGCGCCCGCACCCGGTGACTCCTTCTTCCGCATGCAGGGCCAGCCCGTGTTCGGCCAAGCGGTACGGCGCATGGCCGACACATCGCGCAAGGTCCTCGCCGCGACGGGATGGGAGGTCGACGACGTCGACCGCTTCGTCGGCCACCAGGCCAACAGGCGCATCATCGAGGCCGTCGCGGAACGCCTGGGGGTCCGCCCCGACCGGGCCGTGTCCAACATCGACCAGGTCGGCAACACCGCCGCCGCCTCCATCCCCCTCGCCATGGCCGACGGAGCGGCGGCGGGCCTCCTGGCCCCGGGCGACCGCGTGCTCCTGGCGGCCTTCGGCGGTGGCGCGACCTGGGGCGCGACCACACTCACCTGGCCGCGGCTCCCCGCCCTGTGAACCCCTGAACACGACACCCCACACGAGGAGCAGAACATGTCCGCGAACGTCACGAACCTCATCACCCAGATCCTGACGACCAAGTACGAGGTCCCCGCCGAGGAGATCTCGACCGAAGCCAAGTTCGAGGAGCTCCACCTCGATTCCCTGGCGCTCATGGAGATGGCCCTGGCCCTGGAGACGGAACTGGGTGTGCGGATCGCCGAAGGCGTCATCACGCCGGAGCTGAGCCTCGGTGAGGCGGTCAGCACGCTGGTCTCCCTCGGTTCGGAGGGCTGACGTGCGCCTGGTGCTGGTGCGGCACGGCCGCACCAGCCTGAACGCCCGGCACCGGTTCCAGGCACAGACCGACGAGCCGCTCGACCCCGTCGGCGCGTCCCAGGTCCGGGGCATCGCCGAGGCCCTGTCCCCGGACCGCTGGTCGGCGGTGTACTCCTCCACGATGGTCCGAGCCGTGGAAACGGCCGACATCATCGCCGACCGCCTGGGCCTCTCCCCCGCCCGCGTCCACGACCTGCGGGAAAGGCACCTCGGCGTCCTGGACGGCACCGACCGCAGGGAGTTCGCACGGCGCTACCCGGACGTCATGCGCAGGCTGCTGACCGACTTCGGCTTCGCTCCACCGGAGGGAGAGACCGGTGGCACCGCGTGCGCACGCGTGTGCCGTGCTCTGGACACCATCGCGCGCAACACCGGACACGACCGGGGCGGGTCCGTGCTCGTGGTCACGCACGGCGGCGTGCTGAACCTGCTGTCGCGCGCCCTTCTGGGACCGCACGGCCAGGAGA
This genomic interval carries:
- a CDS encoding hotdog fold thioesterase, which produces MGIEIHDHRPGYVSGSMPVAGNHQPLGILHGGANAVLAETLGSLAAFLHAGEGGNAVGLDLSCTHHRWVSSGRVTGVCTPLHESRSTATYEIAIADEAGKRTCTARLTCAIRRRA
- a CDS encoding AvrD family protein codes for the protein MLSIPTNQEARPSVDDFLGPGENRFFGLGFRRVSYTHSDILVSSSPENHKSVQVSANLKVQYPEDWSKKGSGRKLRPHFSTIDGLVTAAELTELCIIDHQGDGTDKTSSAWLRSVRISAGSEPMEDLGRIPLHAVRRSCAPWADDPTWSVSIVDNAIGNMRVRCEVVHPATRTTPGEYAYRTPDDVLGDAADRYFARGFTSRRQEVRNVVVDPGTLRAEADLSVVPDGRYARSSRGLEGGYQPSVSMVDGFVTALQLAQVMLYDLDDMRRQDSDTLWMRQTTLSAARPDRPSVEGVRVSTGIAEPNRVRMGGFHWRTGDIVGDLGGVRVKCAVAHRLREGEDR
- a CDS encoding beta-ketoacyl-ACP synthase III, which gives rise to MNRTAVICGVGGAVPPRIVTNHELSTRLDTSDEWIRTRTGIRQRRVVEPGTSTGDLAAEAGSRAMKQAGMASADMVVVATTTPDRPCPATAPTVATRMGLVDTPAFDVAAVCSGFIYALQVATGTIAAGMAESAVVIGAESFTTILDPEDRTTVAVFGDGAGALALRAGDRSEDGAVLAFDTGSDGSLRDLITVPAGGAEQRATGKAPAPGDSFFRMQGQPVFGQAVRRMADTSRKVLAATGWEVDDVDRFVGHQANRRIIEAVAERLGVRPDRAVSNIDQVGNTAAASIPLAMADGAAAGLLAPGDRVLLAAFGGGATWGATTLTWPRLPAL
- a CDS encoding acyl carrier protein; this translates as MSANVTNLITQILTTKYEVPAEEISTEAKFEELHLDSLALMEMALALETELGVRIAEGVITPELSLGEAVSTLVSLGSEG
- a CDS encoding histidine phosphatase family protein; this translates as MRLVLVRHGRTSLNARHRFQAQTDEPLDPVGASQVRGIAEALSPDRWSAVYSSTMVRAVETADIIADRLGLSPARVHDLRERHLGVLDGTDRREFARRYPDVMRRLLTDFGFAPPEGETGGTACARVCRALDTIARNTGHDRGGSVLVVTHGGVLNLLSRALLGPHGQETGVLGNGRAACVDVDPTEDGGPTATLLRWDAAPRECEDPSDDRPVHPPTRLITKGSALA